The following proteins are encoded in a genomic region of Rubrobacter xylanophilus DSM 9941:
- a CDS encoding glycoside hydrolase family 31 protein, translating into MTETYEDRPRTGGDYEPLGAAQPAGQKENALRLRAGSATVEVAALAPDLFRVGAFFDGRPPEYASEAVAAPEGEPVPVSVHQRGEGLALSTPEAEARISLSPLRMSFADSSGRTFCADDPELGMGVVRGGSPAGDPVALYKRREEGERYFGCGERTSGLEKTGSYQVFWNVDPPAGHTAAFNNLYTSIPFLLSLRGGRAYGLLFDNTRRVEFDLAREDPARIRLGAEGGDIVYYVFCGPTPRRVLERYTWLTGRTPMPPLWALGNQQSRWSYADEEEVRRISRAFRERDIPCDVLYLDIDYMDGYRVFTWDRDRFPDPRGLISELGEEGFRVVAIVDPGVKVDENYPVYTEGRENGFYCLTPGGEEYRNAVWPGVCAFPDFTSARVREWWGGNHRALLDEGVSGVWCDMNEPSLFIPEHSTMPPDVVHPGDGRPRLHGEVHNTYGSLMARAAREGLLGLRPGERPFVITRAGYAGLQRHALQWTGDNSSWWEHLWMAMPQLQNLGLSGVAFCGVDVGGFFGDCDGELLARFTEFGVLQPFCRNHSAKGTVPQEPWAFGEPYESVCRKMIKLRYRLLPYLYTLFEECHRTGAPILRPLLFEFPEDETTYAADDEFMLGGALLAAPITRPGIEHRHVYLPEGTWFHFWSGERFEGPAHILAHAPLGEPALYARANAALPLGPEKSHTGERPAEDSLTLLIHAAEGSGSSALYEDEGDGFAYREGVYARREISCRRAGGRITVRLGEREGSYDPGRREVVLDVRGIRGARRATVNGEERPLRLGEGRVAVALEERPGETVVEIEAT; encoded by the coding sequence GTGACCGAGACCTACGAGGACCGCCCGAGGACCGGAGGGGACTACGAGCCGCTCGGCGCCGCGCAGCCCGCCGGGCAGAAAGAGAACGCCCTGCGCCTGCGCGCCGGCTCCGCCACCGTCGAGGTCGCCGCGCTCGCCCCCGACCTCTTCCGGGTCGGCGCCTTTTTCGACGGCCGGCCGCCGGAGTACGCCTCGGAGGCCGTCGCCGCGCCGGAGGGGGAGCCGGTCCCGGTCTCCGTGCACCAGAGGGGGGAGGGGCTCGCGCTCTCCACCCCCGAGGCGGAGGCCCGCATCTCCCTCTCCCCCCTCCGCATGAGCTTCGCCGACAGCTCCGGGCGCACCTTCTGCGCCGACGACCCCGAGCTGGGGATGGGGGTGGTCCGGGGGGGCTCCCCCGCAGGCGACCCCGTGGCGCTCTACAAGCGCCGCGAGGAGGGCGAGCGCTACTTCGGCTGCGGGGAGCGCACCAGCGGGCTGGAGAAGACCGGCTCCTACCAGGTCTTCTGGAACGTCGACCCCCCGGCGGGCCACACCGCCGCCTTCAACAACCTCTACACCTCCATCCCCTTCCTCCTCTCCCTGCGCGGCGGGCGGGCATACGGCCTCCTCTTCGACAACACCCGCCGGGTGGAGTTCGACCTGGCCAGGGAGGACCCGGCGCGGATCCGTCTGGGGGCCGAGGGCGGCGACATCGTCTACTACGTCTTCTGCGGCCCCACCCCCCGGAGGGTGCTCGAGCGCTACACCTGGCTCACCGGGCGGACGCCCATGCCGCCGCTGTGGGCCCTGGGCAACCAGCAGAGCCGCTGGAGCTACGCGGACGAGGAGGAGGTGCGCCGCATCTCCCGCGCCTTCCGCGAGCGGGACATCCCCTGCGACGTCCTCTACCTGGACATAGACTACATGGACGGCTACCGGGTCTTCACCTGGGACCGCGACCGCTTCCCCGACCCGCGGGGGCTCATCTCCGAGCTCGGGGAGGAGGGCTTCCGGGTGGTCGCCATCGTGGACCCCGGCGTGAAGGTGGACGAGAACTACCCCGTCTACACCGAGGGCAGGGAGAACGGCTTCTACTGCCTGACGCCCGGCGGCGAGGAGTACCGCAACGCCGTCTGGCCCGGGGTGTGCGCCTTCCCGGACTTCACCAGCGCGCGGGTCAGGGAGTGGTGGGGCGGGAACCACCGGGCCCTGCTCGACGAGGGGGTCTCCGGGGTCTGGTGCGACATGAACGAGCCCTCGCTCTTCATCCCCGAGCACTCCACCATGCCCCCCGACGTAGTGCACCCCGGCGACGGCCGGCCGCGTCTGCACGGCGAGGTGCACAACACCTACGGCTCGCTCATGGCCCGCGCCGCCCGCGAGGGCCTGCTCGGGCTGCGGCCCGGAGAGCGGCCGTTCGTCATCACGCGGGCCGGCTACGCCGGGCTGCAGCGCCACGCCCTGCAGTGGACCGGGGACAACTCCTCCTGGTGGGAGCACCTCTGGATGGCCATGCCCCAGCTGCAGAACCTGGGGCTCTCCGGGGTCGCCTTCTGCGGGGTGGACGTGGGCGGCTTCTTCGGCGACTGCGACGGGGAGCTGCTGGCCCGCTTCACCGAGTTCGGCGTCCTGCAGCCCTTCTGCCGCAACCACTCGGCCAAGGGCACCGTCCCGCAGGAGCCCTGGGCCTTCGGCGAGCCCTACGAGTCGGTGTGCCGCAAGATGATAAAGCTCCGCTACCGCCTGCTGCCCTACCTCTACACCCTCTTCGAGGAGTGCCACCGCACCGGCGCCCCCATCCTGCGGCCCCTGCTCTTCGAGTTCCCGGAGGACGAGACCACCTACGCCGCGGACGACGAGTTCATGCTGGGCGGCGCGCTGCTGGCGGCCCCCATCACCCGCCCCGGCATCGAGCACCGGCACGTCTACCTGCCGGAGGGCACCTGGTTCCACTTCTGGAGCGGGGAGCGCTTCGAGGGGCCCGCGCACATCCTCGCCCACGCCCCGCTCGGCGAGCCCGCCCTCTACGCGAGGGCGAACGCGGCCCTGCCCCTCGGGCCGGAGAAGAGCCACACCGGCGAGCGCCCCGCGGAGGACTCGCTGACGCTCCTGATCCACGCGGCCGAGGGCTCGGGCTCCTCGGCGCTCTACGAGGACGAGGGGGACGGCTTCGCCTACCGGGAGGGGGTCTACGCCCGGCGCGAGATCTCCTGCCGGCGCGCCGGCGGGCGCATCACCGTGCGGCTGGGGGAGCGCGAGGGATCCTACGACCCGGGACGGCGGGAGGTCGTGCTGGACGTCCGCGGCATACGGGGCGCGCGCAGGGCAACGGTGAACGGCGAGGAGCGCCCGCTTCGCCTCGGGGAGGGCCGGGTAGCGGTGGCGCTGGAGGAGCGGCCCGGGGAGACCGTCGTCGAGATCGAGGCTACTTGA
- a CDS encoding anthranilate synthase component II, with protein sequence MRVLVIDNYDSFTYNLVQYLGELGAEVLVRRNDEVSVAGVSELHPDRIVVSPGPCTPNEAGVSVELVREAGREVPVLGVCLGHQAIGQAFGARIVRGEPVHGKTSRILHDGRGVYRGIEQGFEATRYHSLVIEPGSVPGCLEVVSRTEDGVIMGVRHREYPVEGVQFHPESVLTGAGMRLLGNFLEGC encoded by the coding sequence TTGCGCGTTCTGGTCATAGACAACTACGACTCCTTCACCTACAACCTCGTCCAGTACCTGGGCGAGCTCGGGGCCGAGGTCCTGGTGCGGCGCAACGACGAGGTCTCGGTGGCCGGCGTTTCCGAGCTGCATCCAGACAGGATAGTAGTCTCGCCGGGGCCGTGCACCCCCAACGAGGCGGGCGTCTCGGTGGAGCTGGTCCGGGAGGCGGGGCGCGAGGTGCCGGTGCTGGGGGTCTGCCTGGGCCACCAGGCCATCGGGCAGGCGTTCGGGGCCAGGATCGTGCGGGGGGAGCCGGTGCACGGCAAGACCTCCCGCATCCTGCACGACGGCCGGGGGGTCTACCGGGGGATAGAGCAGGGGTTCGAGGCCACCCGCTACCACTCGCTGGTCATCGAGCCGGGCTCGGTGCCGGGGTGCCTGGAGGTCGTCTCCCGCACGGAGGACGGCGTGATCATGGGGGTCCGGCACAGGGAGTACCCGGTGGAGGGGGTGCAGTTCCACCCGGAGAGCGTCCTCACGGGGGCGGGGATGCGGCTGCTCGGCAACTTTCTAGAGGGCTGCTAG
- a CDS encoding putative bifunctional diguanylate cyclase/phosphodiesterase, with amino-acid sequence MVVGVAGSGARPLREERYRELFRYAPEGVISLDAGGRVLGTSGSLRGLLPEEPCGERLLRLVPPGEQEMVSRAVQGALRGELREMEIPCSGGRRLHLTLVPARTGEGVVGVSVVVRDVTGRRALEEQLLREALMDPLTGLLNRTLFLDRLEHAACRSRHAAIALLYMDLDGFKEINDTFGHEAGDEVLREVARRLRSGLRPGDTAARIGGDEFGILLEDSRASEALRVARRLLEDLREPIAAGERRVCVAASVGIAAGRGEDRGALHLMRRADLAMYRAKQRGKNRCEVFDPAATPQALERAGVREALQQAMDRGEFTVHYQPVVALARGGRPVAVEALARWRHRHLGLMLPDQFILSAEQTGMIVPLGQLVLEEACRTAARWRQSGRRLRLGVNLSPRELWQQDLPERAAAALRRAGLGPQDLQLELAESALLQEPEAAAGLLHRLGRLGIGAAIDDFGGARSPLGLLGRFAADGLKLDRSFVRGLEKSREEAAIARAVIELAHRLGMQVTAKGVETEAQATLLRGMGCDLAQGHLFSPPLPERELGLHAGATPSV; translated from the coding sequence GTGGTGGTAGGCGTGGCCGGCAGCGGGGCCAGACCGTTGAGGGAAGAGCGCTACAGGGAGCTTTTCCGGTATGCGCCGGAGGGTGTGATCTCGTTGGACGCCGGAGGGCGGGTGCTGGGGACGAGCGGCTCCCTACGGGGACTCCTCCCGGAGGAACCGTGCGGGGAGCGCCTCCTCCGGCTCGTCCCGCCCGGCGAGCAGGAGATGGTCTCGCGCGCCGTGCAGGGCGCGCTCCGGGGCGAGCTGCGGGAGATGGAGATCCCCTGCTCCGGGGGGCGGAGGCTGCACCTGACGCTCGTGCCCGCCAGGACCGGCGAAGGGGTCGTGGGCGTCTCCGTGGTGGTGCGCGACGTGACCGGCCGGCGGGCCCTGGAGGAGCAGCTCCTGCGCGAGGCGCTCATGGACCCGCTCACAGGGCTGCTCAACAGGACCCTCTTTCTCGACCGGCTGGAGCACGCCGCGTGCCGGTCCCGGCACGCGGCGATCGCGCTGCTGTACATGGACCTCGACGGCTTCAAGGAGATAAACGACACCTTCGGGCACGAGGCCGGGGACGAGGTGCTCCGGGAGGTCGCCCGCAGGCTGCGCTCCGGGCTGCGGCCCGGGGACACGGCGGCCCGGATCGGGGGCGACGAGTTCGGCATCCTCCTCGAGGACTCCAGGGCCTCCGAGGCCCTCCGGGTGGCCCGCAGGCTGCTGGAGGATCTGCGGGAGCCCATCGCGGCCGGAGAGCGTAGGGTTTGCGTGGCGGCCAGCGTGGGGATAGCCGCCGGACGCGGCGAGGACCGCGGCGCCCTGCACCTGATGAGGAGGGCGGACCTCGCGATGTACCGGGCCAAGCAGCGGGGCAAGAACCGCTGCGAGGTCTTCGACCCCGCCGCGACCCCGCAGGCCCTGGAGCGTGCCGGGGTCCGGGAGGCGCTCCAGCAGGCCATGGACCGGGGAGAGTTCACCGTCCACTACCAGCCCGTCGTCGCGCTGGCGCGGGGCGGGCGACCGGTCGCCGTCGAGGCCCTGGCCCGCTGGAGGCACCGGCACCTGGGCCTGATGCTCCCCGACCAGTTCATCCTCTCCGCCGAGCAGACCGGCATGATCGTGCCGCTCGGCCAGCTGGTGCTGGAGGAGGCGTGCCGGACCGCGGCGCGCTGGCGGCAGAGCGGCCGCCGGCTGCGGCTCGGCGTCAACCTCTCCCCCCGGGAGCTGTGGCAGCAGGACCTGCCGGAGAGGGCCGCCGCGGCGCTCCGGAGGGCGGGCCTCGGCCCCCAGGACCTGCAGCTGGAGCTCGCCGAGAGCGCACTGCTGCAGGAGCCGGAGGCCGCCGCCGGCCTCCTGCACAGGCTCGGAAGGCTCGGGATAGGGGCGGCCATCGACGACTTCGGCGGCGCCCGCTCCCCGCTCGGCCTCCTCGGGCGCTTTGCGGCAGACGGCCTCAAGCTCGACCGCTCGTTCGTCCGGGGGCTGGAGAAGAGCCGGGAGGAGGCGGCGATCGCGCGGGCGGTCATAGAGCTCGCCCACCGCCTGGGGATGCAGGTCACCGCGAAGGGCGTGGAGACGGAGGCGCAGGCGACCCTGCTGCGCGGCATGGGGTGCGACCTCGCCCAGGGCCACCTCTTCTCCCCGCCGCTCCCCGAGCGGGAGCTGGGCCTCCACGCGGGTGCTACCCCGTCCGTCTAG
- a CDS encoding indole-3-glycerol phosphate synthase TrpC: MRESGTVLDALAAAARRRAAELRSGGIERLYEEAAQAGKRGFREALAAPGLAVISEIKRASPSAGFIREADPAEQAALYERQGARCLSVLTEPERFRGSLEDLRRAREASSLPVLRKDFTVDEAQVLEAAARADAVLLIAALFTGEELARYVALAGEVGVDALVEVHDEREAELALAAGASIVGVNNRDLRDFSVDLGTFERLSPLLEGVVRVAESGIKTAEDARRMREAGADAVLVGEAAMRDPGLVGRIAAIP; encoded by the coding sequence GTGAGGGAGAGCGGGACGGTGCTGGACGCCCTCGCCGCGGCGGCGCGCCGCCGGGCGGCGGAGCTTCGCTCCGGGGGCATCGAGCGGCTCTACGAGGAGGCGGCGCAGGCCGGGAAGCGGGGCTTCCGGGAGGCGCTCGCCGCCCCCGGCCTCGCGGTCATCTCCGAGATAAAGCGGGCCTCGCCCTCGGCGGGCTTTATCCGGGAGGCGGACCCCGCCGAGCAGGCCGCCCTCTACGAGCGGCAGGGGGCCCGCTGCCTGTCGGTGCTCACCGAGCCGGAGCGCTTCCGGGGCTCGCTGGAGGATCTGCGCCGGGCCCGGGAGGCCTCCTCGCTGCCCGTCCTGCGCAAGGACTTCACGGTGGACGAGGCGCAGGTGCTCGAGGCCGCGGCCCGCGCGGACGCGGTGCTGCTCATCGCCGCCCTCTTCACCGGGGAGGAGCTGGCCCGCTACGTGGCGCTCGCCGGGGAGGTGGGGGTTGACGCGCTGGTCGAGGTGCACGACGAGCGGGAGGCGGAGCTGGCGCTCGCCGCCGGGGCCAGCATCGTCGGGGTCAACAACCGGGACCTGCGGGACTTCAGCGTGGACCTGGGGACCTTCGAGCGCCTCTCGCCGCTGCTGGAGGGGGTCGTCCGGGTGGCCGAGAGCGGGATAAAGACCGCGGAGGACGCCCGGAGGATGCGGGAGGCCGGCGCCGACGCCGTGCTGGTGGGGGAGGCGGCCATGCGCGACCCGGGGCTCGTCGGGAGGATCGCCGCCATACCCTAG
- a CDS encoding ornithine cyclodeaminase family protein has protein sequence MPLILNEAEVADLLDMGSTLDAVEAALRAQAEGRATNRARRRVMMPGSGLNFMAAGFPESGLSGIKVYSVSRGGARFYTMLFDAESGELLCIMQSDKLGQMRTGAASGVSVRHLARPDASTLGMYGSGWQAESQLEAIAAVRDLSRVIVYSRREESRKEFAARMSERLGMEVETTANADEPAAQDIVVTITSSREPVLLGEWLRPGTHVIAAGSNFLSKSEIDPETVRRASFVCVDSREELGLEAGDLLRPLESGAIFPEAVYELGQVIAGQVPGRRGPEDITLFASQGLALEDIAAARVVYDRAVAQDMGRDIEF, from the coding sequence ATGCCCCTGATCCTAAACGAAGCAGAGGTTGCCGACCTGCTGGATATGGGCTCTACCCTGGACGCCGTGGAGGCGGCGCTCAGGGCCCAGGCGGAGGGGAGGGCGACGAACCGCGCCCGGCGCCGGGTGATGATGCCGGGCAGCGGGCTGAACTTCATGGCCGCGGGCTTCCCGGAGAGCGGGCTCTCGGGGATAAAGGTCTACTCGGTCTCCCGGGGGGGCGCCCGCTTCTACACCATGCTCTTCGACGCCGAGAGCGGGGAGCTGCTCTGCATCATGCAGTCGGACAAGCTGGGGCAGATGCGCACCGGGGCCGCCAGCGGCGTCTCCGTGCGCCACCTGGCGCGCCCGGACGCCTCCACCCTGGGGATGTACGGCTCCGGCTGGCAGGCCGAGAGCCAGCTCGAGGCCATCGCCGCCGTCCGCGACCTCTCCCGCGTGATCGTCTACAGCCGCCGCGAGGAGTCCCGCAAGGAGTTCGCCGCGAGGATGAGCGAGCGGCTCGGCATGGAGGTGGAGACCACCGCGAACGCCGACGAGCCGGCCGCCCAGGACATAGTGGTCACCATCACCTCCTCCCGGGAGCCGGTGCTCCTGGGGGAGTGGCTCAGGCCGGGGACGCACGTGATCGCCGCGGGCTCCAACTTCCTCTCCAAGAGCGAGATCGACCCGGAGACGGTGCGCCGGGCGAGCTTCGTGTGCGTGGACTCCCGGGAGGAGCTGGGCCTGGAGGCCGGCGACCTGCTGCGCCCTCTCGAGTCCGGCGCGATCTTCCCGGAGGCGGTCTACGAGCTGGGGCAGGTGATCGCGGGCCAGGTGCCGGGGCGCCGCGGCCCGGAGGACATCACGCTGTTCGCCAGCCAGGGGCTGGCCCTGGAGGACATCGCGGCGGCCCGGGTGGTATATGACCGGGCGGTAGCCCAGGACATGGGGCGGGACATAGAGTTTTGA
- a CDS encoding SDR family NAD(P)-dependent oxidoreductase: MLEGKVAVITGAGSGIGRATALKFAREGARVVAAELDERGGEGVVREVRSLGGEAVFVRTDVSEFAQVEDAVERAVGEYGTLDVMFNNAGIGHYAPLLEHEPEHYDRVVRVNQYGVYYGILAAGRKMVALKNPGLIINTASVYAFLASPGVIGYHAAKGAVKMMTQAAALELAPHGIRVVAIAPGGVDTPIIQGYKDMGLGERLARGQMRRRLQTPEQIAGAVALLATDEADAINGSVVMTDDGYAEFK; this comes from the coding sequence ATGCTCGAGGGGAAGGTCGCGGTCATCACGGGGGCCGGAAGCGGCATAGGCCGGGCCACCGCGCTCAAGTTCGCCCGCGAGGGGGCCCGGGTCGTCGCCGCCGAGCTCGACGAGCGCGGCGGGGAGGGGGTGGTCCGGGAGGTGCGCAGCCTCGGGGGCGAGGCGGTCTTCGTCCGGACCGACGTCTCGGAGTTCGCGCAGGTGGAGGACGCCGTCGAGCGGGCGGTCGGGGAGTACGGCACCCTCGACGTGATGTTCAACAACGCCGGCATCGGGCACTACGCCCCCCTGCTGGAGCACGAGCCCGAGCACTACGACCGGGTGGTCCGGGTGAACCAGTACGGCGTCTACTACGGGATACTCGCCGCCGGGAGAAAGATGGTCGCCCTGAAGAACCCCGGCTTGATCATCAACACCGCCTCGGTCTACGCCTTCCTCGCCTCGCCGGGGGTCATCGGCTACCACGCCGCCAAGGGGGCGGTCAAGATGATGACCCAGGCGGCGGCGCTGGAGCTCGCCCCGCACGGCATAAGGGTCGTCGCCATCGCCCCGGGCGGGGTGGACACCCCCATCATCCAGGGCTACAAGGACATGGGGCTCGGCGAGAGGCTGGCCCGCGGCCAGATGCGCCGCCGGCTCCAGACCCCCGAGCAGATCGCCGGGGCGGTCGCCCTGCTCGCCACCGACGAGGCCGACGCCATAAACGGCTCGGTGGTCATGACCGACGACGGCTACGCGGAGTTCAAGTAG
- the trpD gene encoding anthranilate phosphoribosyltransferase, whose translation MLREALRKAAAGEPLSEGEAERALETIMEGGASPEATAALLTALRVRGESVQEIVGFARAMRRFAARVRAPEGVVDTCGTGGDAKGTINVSTAAAFVARGAGVVIAKHGNRAATSRAGSADVLEALGAAIELSPEQVSRCIEEAGIGFMFARTHHPAMRHVAPVRAELPFRTVFNLLGPLTNPAGARRQLVGVFSAGYVRPMAEALEGLGAERALVVHGRDGMDEITVTGPTLVAEVGGGGVEEYEISPEDFGLSRHAPDGLLGGDAHLNARILRDVLSGEERGASRDVIVLNAGAAIYVAGKAPSIEEGVRLAEGSLESGAALAALERFVRVSRRLAGRGA comes from the coding sequence GTGCTGCGCGAGGCGTTGCGCAAGGCGGCCGCCGGGGAGCCCCTGTCCGAGGGGGAGGCCGAGCGGGCGCTGGAGACGATAATGGAGGGCGGGGCCAGCCCGGAGGCGACGGCCGCCCTGCTGACGGCGCTGCGCGTGCGGGGGGAGTCGGTGCAGGAGATCGTGGGCTTCGCCCGCGCGATGCGGCGCTTCGCGGCGCGGGTGAGGGCCCCCGAGGGGGTCGTAGACACCTGCGGGACCGGCGGCGACGCCAAGGGGACCATCAACGTCTCGACCGCCGCCGCCTTCGTCGCGCGGGGGGCGGGGGTGGTCATCGCCAAGCACGGCAACCGGGCGGCGACCAGCCGGGCCGGGAGCGCGGACGTGCTGGAGGCGCTGGGCGCGGCGATAGAGCTCTCCCCGGAGCAGGTCTCCCGCTGCATCGAGGAGGCGGGGATCGGGTTTATGTTCGCCCGCACCCACCACCCGGCGATGAGGCACGTGGCCCCGGTGCGGGCGGAGCTGCCCTTCCGGACGGTCTTCAACCTGCTGGGGCCGCTCACCAACCCCGCCGGGGCCCGGAGGCAGCTGGTGGGGGTCTTCTCGGCCGGGTACGTGCGGCCGATGGCCGAGGCGCTGGAGGGCCTCGGGGCCGAGCGGGCGCTCGTGGTGCACGGGCGGGACGGGATGGACGAGATAACGGTGACCGGCCCCACGCTGGTCGCCGAGGTGGGCGGCGGGGGGGTGGAGGAGTACGAGATCTCGCCGGAGGACTTCGGGCTCTCCCGCCACGCCCCGGACGGGCTGCTCGGCGGGGACGCCCACCTGAACGCCCGCATCCTGCGCGACGTGCTCTCGGGGGAGGAGCGGGGGGCGTCGAGGGACGTGATCGTCTTGAACGCCGGGGCGGCGATCTACGTCGCCGGCAAGGCCCCCTCCATCGAGGAGGGGGTGCGTCTGGCTGAGGGCTCGCTGGAGAGCGGGGCGGCGCTTGCGGCGCTGGAGCGCTTCGTGCGGGTGAGCCGGCGGCTCGCCGGGAGGGGGGCGTGA
- a CDS encoding putative bifunctional diguanylate cyclase/phosphodiesterase, producing the protein MSVSLPERREPGMPDDLRRAIERGEMSVLYQPQLFLETGRAAGAEALVRWEHPERGPIPPERFIPLAEESGEILDLGRWVLERACEQAALWQRELPGSGLKVGVNVSVLQLEHPGFPGALAGVLRSTGAAPEGIVLEITESSLLEHESRVAEALWRIRRSGVMLAVDDFGTGYSSLSYLDRFPVDYIKVDRSLVRRIETNGERTVSLLEALVVFAHSLKMRVVAEGVETPGQLETLRGIRCDIGQGVLFSGPLPAAGAGAFLAEHLPGDPP; encoded by the coding sequence GTGAGCGTCTCCCTCCCCGAGAGGCGGGAGCCCGGCATGCCGGATGACCTGCGGCGGGCCATCGAGCGGGGCGAGATGTCCGTCCTCTACCAGCCCCAGCTCTTTCTCGAGACCGGCCGCGCGGCGGGGGCGGAGGCGCTCGTGCGCTGGGAGCACCCGGAGCGCGGGCCCATCCCGCCGGAGCGCTTCATCCCGCTGGCGGAGGAGAGCGGCGAGATCCTGGACCTCGGGCGCTGGGTGCTGGAGCGGGCCTGCGAGCAGGCGGCCCTCTGGCAGAGAGAGCTGCCGGGCTCCGGGCTGAAGGTGGGGGTGAACGTCTCGGTGCTGCAGCTGGAGCACCCGGGCTTCCCCGGCGCGCTGGCGGGCGTACTCCGCTCCACCGGCGCGGCGCCGGAGGGGATCGTCCTGGAGATCACCGAGAGCTCGCTGCTGGAGCACGAGAGCCGGGTCGCCGAGGCGCTCTGGAGAATCCGGCGCTCGGGCGTGATGCTGGCGGTGGACGACTTCGGCACGGGCTACTCCTCGCTCTCCTACCTGGACCGCTTCCCGGTGGACTACATCAAGGTGGACCGCTCGCTGGTGCGGCGCATAGAGACGAACGGCGAGCGGACGGTCTCGCTGCTGGAGGCGCTGGTGGTCTTCGCCCACTCGCTGAAGATGCGGGTCGTCGCCGAGGGGGTGGAGACCCCCGGCCAGCTCGAGACGCTGCGCGGCATCCGCTGCGACATCGGGCAGGGGGTGCTGTTCTCGGGCCCCCTGCCGGCCGCCGGGGCCGGGGCCTTTCTCGCGGAGCACCTGCCGGGGGATCCCCCCTAG
- a CDS encoding MFS transporter, with protein sequence MSSPGPGRAGRLRSARLAVLAVFFLNGVVVASWFVRIPAVQERLSLGEGPLGVALLGSAAGAMAAMPAAGWLIPRFGSRPAVLGSGLALCASLLLPALAPGLPALALALFALGAANGALDVSMNAHGVAVEKGYGRPILSSFHAAFSLGGLAGSALGGLAAAGGVGVPAHFLAVSALALPALALAHLFLLPAGADAGSGGGTAFRWPTRALLGLGAISFCVLLGEGAVADWSAVYLEDALGTGAGFAAAGYAAFSLAMTAGRLAGDRLTRRLGPVALVRSGGALAAAGLGASLALAHPLAALAGFACAGLGFSVVFPIALSAAGHSGAMPSGSAIAAVSTAGYLGFLVGPPAIGFLAELLGLGGALYLVALLSATIALLSRAAGSAGKG encoded by the coding sequence TTGAGCTCCCCCGGTCCCGGCCGGGCGGGGAGGCTCCGCTCCGCCCGGCTCGCGGTGCTCGCCGTGTTCTTCCTGAACGGCGTCGTGGTGGCGAGCTGGTTCGTCCGCATCCCGGCCGTGCAGGAGCGGCTCTCCCTCGGCGAGGGGCCGCTCGGGGTGGCCCTGCTCGGCTCGGCCGCCGGGGCGATGGCGGCGATGCCGGCGGCGGGGTGGCTGATCCCGCGCTTCGGCAGCCGCCCCGCCGTCCTGGGGTCCGGGCTGGCCCTCTGCGCCTCGCTCCTCCTGCCGGCCCTCGCGCCCGGCCTCCCCGCGCTCGCGCTCGCCCTGTTCGCGCTCGGCGCGGCCAACGGCGCGCTCGACGTCTCGATGAACGCCCACGGGGTCGCCGTCGAGAAGGGCTACGGCCGCCCGATCCTCTCCTCCTTCCACGCCGCCTTCAGCCTCGGCGGGCTCGCGGGCTCGGCGCTCGGCGGCCTCGCCGCCGCCGGGGGGGTAGGGGTCCCCGCCCACTTCCTGGCCGTCTCCGCCCTCGCGCTCCCGGCGCTCGCCCTCGCCCACCTCTTCCTGCTCCCCGCGGGCGCGGACGCCGGGAGCGGTGGAGGGACCGCCTTCCGGTGGCCGACGCGGGCGCTCCTGGGCCTCGGCGCCATCTCCTTCTGCGTCCTGCTCGGCGAGGGGGCGGTGGCCGACTGGAGCGCCGTGTACCTGGAGGACGCGCTCGGCACGGGGGCGGGGTTCGCCGCCGCGGGCTACGCCGCCTTCTCGCTCGCGATGACCGCCGGGCGCCTCGCCGGGGACCGCCTCACCCGGCGCCTCGGCCCCGTGGCCCTCGTGCGCTCCGGCGGCGCCCTCGCCGCGGCGGGGCTCGGGGCCTCGCTCGCCCTGGCGCACCCGCTCGCCGCGCTGGCGGGCTTCGCCTGCGCCGGGCTGGGCTTCTCCGTGGTCTTCCCGATCGCGCTCAGCGCCGCCGGTCACTCCGGGGCGATGCCCTCCGGCTCCGCGATAGCCGCGGTCTCCACCGCCGGGTACCTCGGCTTCCTCGTCGGCCCGCCGGCCATAGGCTTCCTCGCCGAGCTGCTCGGCCTCGGCGGCGCGCTCTACCTCGTCGCCCTCCTCAGCGCCACCATAGCCCTGCTCTCCCGCGCGGCCGGGAGCGCCGGAAAAGGGTAG